One window of Salegentibacter sp. Hel_I_6 genomic DNA carries:
- a CDS encoding DMT family transporter: MDNNRILAILAAIGASAIYGLNHTIAKGVMPTYIEPFGFIFLRVFGAAILFWGISFLGPKEKIATSDWPRIFGCAVFGMVINMLFFFKGLSLSTPINSSVIVTLSPVMVLILASILIKERITLLKSLGIIVGLAGALVLVLFSAESTGNAPNIPMGNVLFIVNAFSYGLYLILVKPLTAKYHALTLMKWLFLMGVFINFPITIGEFTDVNWTSLPFDAIWKMAFVVAGTTFSTYLLNIYALKQLSASTISVFIYLQPLIAITYAILSGADELNVVKAVAAILVFVGVYMVTKKKTEVRA, from the coding sequence ATGGATAACAATCGAATTCTGGCTATTCTCGCCGCTATTGGTGCCAGTGCGATCTATGGACTTAACCATACCATTGCAAAAGGCGTAATGCCTACTTACATAGAACCTTTCGGATTTATATTTTTAAGGGTTTTTGGTGCGGCTATCTTATTTTGGGGAATCAGTTTTCTTGGGCCTAAAGAAAAAATTGCAACTTCAGACTGGCCAAGAATTTTTGGTTGTGCTGTTTTTGGAATGGTAATTAATATGCTGTTTTTCTTTAAAGGATTAAGCCTTTCTACCCCCATTAATAGCTCGGTAATTGTAACGCTTTCGCCGGTGATGGTGCTAATTTTGGCCTCTATTCTTATTAAGGAACGTATTACTTTATTAAAAAGCCTGGGAATAATCGTTGGTTTGGCGGGCGCCTTGGTTTTGGTTCTTTTTAGCGCTGAAAGTACTGGTAACGCGCCAAATATTCCAATGGGAAATGTACTTTTTATAGTGAATGCCTTTAGCTACGGACTTTACCTGATTTTAGTAAAACCGCTTACTGCAAAATATCATGCGCTTACTTTAATGAAATGGTTATTTCTAATGGGGGTTTTTATCAATTTCCCAATAACAATTGGCGAATTCACCGACGTAAACTGGACTAGCTTACCTTTTGATGCTATTTGGAAAATGGCTTTTGTAGTTGCCGGAACAACTTTTTCTACTTATTTGCTGAACATTTATGCCTTAAAACAACTTTCAGCCTCTACCATAAGTGTATTTATTTACCTGCAACCGCTCATTGCGATTACCTATGCAATTTTAAGCGGCGCAGATGAATTAAATGTAGTAAAAGCAGTTGCCGCAATTTTGGTATTTGTGGGAGTTTATATGGTAACCAAAAAGAAAACCGAAGTAAGAGCTTAA
- a CDS encoding arsenate reductase family protein → MKKVYHLSTCNTCQKILKELELPDSFELQDIKEEEITTAQVEEMKSLAGSYEAMFSRRARLYRERELNKKELSETDYKEFILDHYTFLKRPVIINDEEIFIGNSKKTVAAAKAAVHG, encoded by the coding sequence ATGAAAAAAGTATATCATCTCTCTACTTGCAATACCTGCCAAAAGATTTTAAAGGAACTGGAGTTACCAGATTCTTTTGAGCTTCAGGACATTAAAGAGGAAGAAATTACCACAGCGCAGGTGGAAGAAATGAAAAGCCTTGCAGGAAGTTATGAAGCTATGTTTAGCCGAAGAGCTCGTCTCTACCGTGAAAGAGAACTCAATAAAAAAGAACTTTCTGAAACCGATTATAAAGAGTTTATTTTAGATCATTATACATTTTTGAAAAGACCGGTTATAATTAATGATGAAGAAATTTTTATAGGAAATTCAAAGAAAACCGTTGCGGCGGCTAAAGCTGCAGTTCATGGATAA